One genomic window of Candidatus Nanohalobium constans includes the following:
- the rsmA gene encoding 16S rRNA (adenine(1518)-N(6)/adenine(1519)-N(6))-dimethyltransferase RsmA: MEIEEKLQEIGVQPGKGQNFLRTDSTAAALAQAGEIDGEKTLEIGPGTGMITEKLAEKTDDLILVERNGNLANYIKKEFPEAEVLKEDFLEIELEEMEIERVVSNIPFEISSDIIEKLGKAQMQSALIVQDELADKLVAEPSDKNYGFFTVKAQYYFVPVKLRTLSSRTFYPEPEVDAAIVKLYPNKDRHPVEDEEAFFDLVKALFTHKRKKLRNAFVDTRHMLDYEKEEAKAIRDELPHSEERVINLDIKQLAEVAEFLEER, from the coding sequence ATGGAAATAGAGGAAAAACTCCAAGAGATCGGAGTACAGCCAGGGAAAGGACAAAACTTTCTCAGAACAGACTCAACAGCCGCAGCATTAGCCCAAGCAGGAGAAATAGACGGAGAAAAGACTCTGGAAATCGGACCAGGAACCGGTATGATAACCGAAAAACTGGCAGAGAAAACCGACGACCTCATCCTAGTCGAGAGAAACGGAAACCTAGCAAACTACATCAAAAAAGAGTTCCCAGAAGCAGAAGTACTGAAAGAAGACTTCCTAGAAATTGAACTAGAAGAAATGGAAATTGAGAGGGTTGTATCAAACATTCCTTTCGAGATATCCTCCGACATAATCGAAAAACTAGGCAAAGCTCAGATGCAGTCCGCATTAATCGTCCAAGATGAACTAGCCGATAAACTAGTAGCTGAACCCAGCGACAAAAACTACGGATTCTTCACAGTCAAAGCACAGTACTACTTCGTACCAGTCAAACTTAGGACGCTTTCTTCACGGACCTTCTACCCAGAACCAGAGGTAGACGCAGCCATAGTAAAGCTATACCCGAACAAGGATCGCCACCCTGTCGAAGACGAAGAAGCATTCTTCGACCTAGTCAAAGCACTGTTTACACATAAGAGAAAGAAACTGCGGAACGCCTTCGTCGACACTAGACACATGCTAGACTACGAAAAAGAAGAAGCCAAGGCAATTCGCGACGAACTACCTCATTCTGAGGAACGGGTCATAAACCTGGATATCAAACAATTGGCTGAAGTAGCAGAGTTTCTAGAAGAGCGATAG
- a CDS encoding DUF655 domain-containing protein yields the protein MADKDEYVKVLDFLEHGRSNDRDERVAQVIGTENYTLLEVVMREEERPKGGEKLYIGEGDRDKVEFIKQRISHDDLTNSAQAELKYVLKALIKENEDDFVEFFNTATPVTPRRHAFELLPGIGSKHMQKLIDERESGDFESFEDIEERVPSVPDPAETIQERIVQEMKGETKHKLLLS from the coding sequence ATGGCTGACAAAGACGAATATGTCAAAGTACTTGACTTCCTGGAACACGGGAGGAGCAACGACAGAGACGAAAGAGTCGCACAAGTAATCGGAACAGAAAACTACACACTCCTAGAAGTAGTGATGCGGGAAGAAGAAAGACCCAAAGGAGGAGAAAAACTGTACATCGGTGAAGGCGACCGAGACAAAGTCGAATTCATCAAACAGAGGATCAGCCACGACGACCTCACAAACTCAGCGCAGGCAGAGCTCAAATATGTGCTCAAAGCATTGATCAAGGAAAACGAAGACGATTTCGTCGAATTCTTCAACACTGCCACACCAGTAACACCGAGGAGACACGCATTTGAACTACTTCCAGGCATCGGAAGCAAACACATGCAGAAACTGATCGATGAAAGAGAAAGCGGTGACTTTGAAAGCTTCGAAGACATAGAAGAACGAGTACCTTCAGTACCAGACCCTGCAGAGACAATTCAGGAAAGAATCGTGCAGGAAATGAAAGGAGAAACCAAACACAAACTACTTCTATCCTAA
- a CDS encoding twin-arginine translocation signal domain-containing protein has product MKKDSNTDQKIEEIIEQKVEQRVQEELEKRGIEKAESDEQEESNKKEVTRRSFLKKLGAGAIGISALSLSPASALNIRSNDFSVYAGNDSTKELQVNSGGPVEVKNSDLDLTGGNLDNTTFIDFGDRDDDGYYWRQGVLSDDEWFLQWRNDNGDNKIPLRIPMSSNYIRIDENIRLQTGQSLEDDSGNSRLEFNSSTATQVRDGAGNLAAQYKDSNHIKFFPRSGQPFIINDQNGEFNAVKYTTDSTKGTLELTKANLDMRNNNIKNVEKTTFNNSGNDFWRINDGSGGSNTSPHTARFDDRDMRFYSGTGIGTVWRLNQDGSVEYPEGPVTINGDQVATRKWTKNNADVPNADYADSAGDADTVDGSNVFVQSSQPSNPSNGDIWVDTS; this is encoded by the coding sequence ATGAAAAAAGACTCTAATACCGACCAGAAAATCGAAGAAATAATAGAACAAAAAGTAGAGCAAAGAGTACAAGAAGAACTAGAAAAAAGAGGAATTGAAAAAGCAGAAAGCGACGAACAAGAAGAATCAAATAAAAAAGAAGTCACCCGAAGATCATTCCTCAAAAAACTAGGAGCAGGAGCAATAGGAATCAGCGCACTATCACTCAGCCCAGCCTCAGCACTAAACATCAGAAGCAACGACTTCAGCGTCTACGCAGGCAACGACTCAACCAAAGAACTCCAAGTAAACAGCGGCGGACCAGTAGAAGTTAAAAATTCTGACCTGGATTTAACTGGAGGCAACTTAGATAATACAACTTTTATTGATTTCGGAGATAGAGATGATGATGGATATTATTGGCGGCAAGGAGTTCTCTCAGATGACGAATGGTTTCTTCAGTGGAGAAATGACAACGGAGATAATAAAATACCTTTGAGAATACCGATGTCTTCTAACTACATCCGAATTGATGAAAATATTAGGTTGCAGACAGGTCAATCGCTTGAAGATGATTCGGGAAACAGTAGACTAGAGTTTAATTCATCTACGGCGACTCAGGTCCGTGATGGAGCAGGAAATCTGGCAGCACAGTACAAGGACTCCAACCATATAAAGTTCTTCCCAAGAAGCGGTCAACCTTTCATCATAAATGATCAGAATGGAGAGTTTAACGCAGTTAAATACACAACCGACTCAACCAAAGGAACTCTAGAGTTGACCAAAGCGAACCTAGACATGAGGAATAACAATATCAAAAATGTCGAAAAGACAACATTCAACAACTCAGGCAATGACTTCTGGCGGATAAATGATGGTTCGGGAGGGTCCAATACCAGCCCGCACACAGCACGATTTGACGATAGAGACATGAGGTTCTACTCGGGTACAGGAATTGGAACAGTCTGGAGGCTAAACCAAGACGGCTCAGTAGAATATCCCGAAGGACCAGTAACTATCAATGGAGACCAAGTAGCAACCCGGAAATGGACTAAAAATAATGCTGATGTACCCAATGCTGATTATGCTGATAGTGCTGGTGATGCTGACACTGTGGATGGTAGTAATGTTTTTGTGCAGTCTTCTCAGCCTTCAAATCCTTCTAATGGGGATATATGGGTTGATACTAGTTAA
- a CDS encoding CTP synthase, giving the protein MPKWIFVTGGVLSGLGKGLVSASVSKLLQLRDQDMMPVKCDGYLNIDPGTMNPHEHGEVFVLEDGTEVDMDFGHYERFLGVKGKGDWNLTSGKIFQEVIDKERNGDYLGKTVQMVPHVTDQIRDKWENSAQEEDADIVIVEVGGTVGDIENMLYLETIRQMRSELPEEDTFLIHTTLVPYLETTGEQKTKPTQHSVKDLREEGLSPDMIVGRSQEKLTEEVQEKISLFCDVEKEAVISDPNLESVYELPLLFEDQGVDEIISRKMKLQTRNKDMQDWKKRVKALRNGEIAMIGICGKYMDMEDSYASVEEALKHAAVEEGGKIGIEYIDTENFDPEKLEELDGVVIPGGFGSRGVQGKIEAIKHCRENDIPVLGLCYGLQLMVVEFARNKLDIDAASAEFGDEDQEYVVKHMPDQEGIDQKGGTMRLGSYKAELTGQVKEIYGSEMASERHRHRYEVNPEYHQKLEQNGLKISGKTGNGELAEYVEIPEHSFFIGTQAHPEFNSTFEEPNPLYHAFTKTAQNQTP; this is encoded by the coding sequence ATGCCGAAGTGGATTTTTGTTACAGGCGGCGTTCTTTCGGGACTCGGGAAAGGTCTCGTGTCCGCAAGCGTTTCCAAACTCCTACAACTCAGAGACCAGGACATGATGCCAGTCAAATGCGACGGCTACCTAAACATTGATCCCGGTACAATGAATCCACATGAGCACGGAGAGGTTTTCGTGTTAGAGGACGGAACAGAGGTCGACATGGACTTCGGTCACTACGAAAGATTTCTAGGCGTTAAAGGAAAAGGAGACTGGAACCTTACAAGCGGGAAGATCTTCCAGGAAGTAATAGACAAGGAAAGAAACGGAGATTATCTAGGTAAGACAGTTCAAATGGTGCCTCATGTAACGGACCAGATAAGAGATAAATGGGAAAACTCAGCCCAAGAAGAAGATGCAGATATCGTTATAGTTGAAGTCGGAGGAACCGTTGGAGACATCGAGAACATGCTTTACTTGGAGACAATAAGACAGATGAGATCAGAGCTTCCGGAAGAGGATACCTTCCTGATACATACTACACTAGTTCCGTATCTGGAGACGACTGGCGAGCAGAAGACCAAGCCAACACAGCACTCGGTCAAAGACCTTAGGGAAGAAGGACTGAGCCCAGACATGATAGTAGGCAGAAGCCAGGAAAAACTAACGGAAGAAGTACAGGAAAAGATCTCACTTTTCTGCGATGTAGAAAAAGAAGCAGTTATCTCAGATCCAAACCTCGAAAGCGTATACGAACTGCCATTACTCTTCGAAGATCAAGGAGTGGACGAAATAATATCCCGTAAGATGAAGCTTCAAACCAGAAACAAAGATATGCAGGACTGGAAGAAAAGAGTAAAAGCATTAAGAAATGGAGAAATAGCGATGATCGGAATCTGCGGAAAATACATGGATATGGAAGACAGCTATGCCTCAGTCGAAGAGGCACTGAAACACGCAGCAGTCGAAGAAGGCGGCAAAATAGGTATCGAATACATAGACACGGAAAACTTTGATCCCGAAAAACTAGAAGAACTTGATGGAGTGGTCATTCCCGGAGGATTCGGAAGCAGAGGCGTCCAAGGCAAAATAGAAGCAATAAAGCACTGCAGAGAAAACGATATACCCGTACTAGGACTTTGCTACGGACTACAGTTAATGGTGGTGGAGTTTGCCAGAAACAAACTAGACATTGATGCCGCATCAGCTGAATTCGGAGACGAAGACCAAGAGTATGTAGTGAAACATATGCCAGACCAAGAAGGAATCGATCAAAAGGGCGGAACGATGCGCCTAGGCAGCTACAAAGCAGAGCTAACCGGACAAGTAAAAGAAATCTACGGCTCAGAGATGGCTTCGGAAAGGCACAGACACCGCTACGAAGTCAACCCAGAATACCATCAAAAACTTGAACAAAACGGATTAAAAATCTCAGGAAAAACAGGGAACGGCGAACTAGCCGAATATGTCGAAATACCGGAACACAGCTTCTTCATAGGAACCCAGGCACACCCAGAATTCAACTCCACATTCGAAGAACCTAATCCACTCTACCACGCCTTCACAAAGACAGCCCAAAACCAAACCCCCTAA
- a CDS encoding twin-arginine translocase TatA/TatE family subunit, with amino-acid sequence MALIGPAEMVLVGAAIVALIFGPKKLPELARSLGESKKEFKKSMKEADDLADEATPDVEGQVEDIKGDQE; translated from the coding sequence ATGGCATTGATTGGTCCGGCGGAGATGGTACTTGTGGGTGCTGCTATTGTGGCATTGATTTTTGGTCCGAAAAAGCTTCCTGAATTGGCTCGTAGTTTAGGTGAGTCGAAGAAGGAGTTTAAGAAGTCTATGAAGGAGGCTGATGATTTGGCTGATGAGGCTACTCCTGATGTTGAGGGGCAGGTGGAAGACATTAAAGGAGACCAGGAGTAA
- the tatC gene encoding twin-arginine translocase subunit TatC yields the protein MQGLDRHVQELRQRLKFVSIFFLSSTVLAFYFSSNILNWLQNDLGFSLHALTAYEVLYTELMIAFLGGFLLSLPFILFEALAFMKPGLKESEYKAMRNYLPFSVFLFVTGSVFSYNFVVKTSLNFFQATAGSADVAALWGLQNTIGFALRLSAFTGIIFQLPIVSMVLAHAGVLNKDKMVEYRPYFFVGILLVSALATPPDVISQALVTVPVIFLYQISIFLVSRIEET from the coding sequence ATGCAGGGATTGGATAGACATGTCCAGGAACTCAGGCAGAGGTTGAAGTTTGTTTCTATATTCTTTTTGTCATCGACGGTGCTTGCTTTCTATTTTTCATCTAACATTCTTAACTGGCTTCAGAATGATTTAGGTTTTTCTCTGCATGCTTTGACTGCGTATGAGGTTCTCTACACCGAGTTGATGATTGCTTTCCTCGGTGGTTTTCTGTTGAGTCTTCCTTTCATCCTGTTTGAGGCTTTGGCTTTCATGAAGCCGGGTTTGAAGGAGAGTGAGTACAAGGCTATGCGTAACTATCTTCCATTCTCGGTCTTCCTTTTCGTTACGGGCTCGGTATTTTCCTACAATTTTGTTGTGAAGACCAGTTTGAACTTTTTTCAGGCTACTGCGGGCTCAGCTGATGTAGCTGCCCTGTGGGGTCTGCAGAACACTATCGGTTTTGCGTTGCGTCTCTCTGCTTTCACAGGAATTATCTTCCAGCTGCCGATAGTTTCAATGGTTTTAGCCCATGCAGGAGTTCTTAACAAGGACAAAATGGTTGAATACCGCCCATACTTTTTTGTTGGCATCCTGCTGGTTTCAGCTCTAGCTACGCCGCCGGACGTGATCTCGCAGGCACTAGTCACAGTACCGGTTATATTTCTCTACCAGATCAGTATCTTCCTGGTGTCCCGGATAGAGGAAACTTAA
- a CDS encoding DUF86 domain-containing protein — MSVLEREDRYKAKLERIESRLESVEEWMEDVSKEEFSNELQLRLSVYKAIQEISEAVTDLTAMYLSDKERVVGDNYENLEACSGELFNQEITRDLKNLNGLRNRIVHEYDKIQHNTVYTGIKDTKPAVRKFVEGFEKWIEEK, encoded by the coding sequence ATGTCTGTTTTGGAACGAGAAGATAGGTACAAGGCAAAATTAGAGAGGATTGAGAGCCGTCTAGAAAGTGTGGAGGAGTGGATGGAAGATGTTTCAAAAGAAGAGTTTTCAAATGAACTTCAACTAAGGCTTTCGGTTTACAAAGCCATTCAAGAAATATCTGAGGCTGTAACAGACCTGACAGCAATGTATCTATCAGACAAAGAAAGAGTAGTAGGAGACAACTATGAGAACCTAGAAGCATGTTCAGGAGAGCTTTTCAATCAAGAAATAACCAGAGATTTGAAAAATCTGAATGGTCTGAGAAATAGAATAGTCCACGAATACGATAAAATCCAACACAATACAGTATACACAGGGATAAAAGATACAAAACCAGCAGTGAGAAAATTCGTAGAAGGTTTTGAAAAATGGATAGAGGAGAAATAA
- a CDS encoding peptidylprolyl isomerase, whose product MVTANITSRLNRIEDEIRKIRSEVQSKESFEEMAGAWSDYETEEGESLEEMKNEIYERREGESRRFN is encoded by the coding sequence ATGGTAACTGCAAATATAACCTCGAGACTCAATAGGATAGAGGATGAGATAAGGAAGATAAGGTCAGAGGTACAGTCGAAGGAGTCGTTTGAAGAGATGGCTGGAGCCTGGTCTGACTACGAGACAGAGGAAGGAGAAAGCCTGGAAGAAATGAAAAATGAGATTTACGAACGCAGAGAAGGCGAGTCCCGGCGATTCAACTGA
- a CDS encoding 50S ribosomal protein L21e, which produces MAQKSQGSQQGARNKLSNTAKDKTTVNEYLKEFEEGEKVLIKIEPSESEGRPHQRFHGKTVEVTGKQGDSYEVKFKDGNIEKTLYIPPIHLKRTE; this is translated from the coding sequence ATGGCACAGAAGAGTCAGGGTTCTCAGCAAGGTGCACGGAACAAGCTTTCCAACACTGCTAAGGACAAGACAACGGTAAACGAATACTTGAAAGAATTTGAAGAAGGAGAAAAAGTCTTGATCAAAATTGAGCCAAGCGAATCTGAAGGACGTCCACACCAGAGATTCCACGGAAAAACAGTCGAAGTAACAGGTAAACAAGGAGACAGCTACGAAGTGAAGTTCAAAGACGGAAACATCGAGAAAACTCTCTACATCCCTCCAATCCACCTAAAAAGGACTGAGTGA
- a CDS encoding nucleotidyltransferase domain-containing protein, with protein sequence MDRGEIKEDFDFLKENEDVLAVLIFGSKVKNQDHSQSDTDICIVAPDTDPWSILSKIYPKINIEKKNYDIKVFEELTLRLKNSIMQNHEVIWTRDNTELQDYLFRYKKLWNDQAKNWIKA encoded by the coding sequence ATGGATAGAGGAGAAATAAAAGAAGATTTTGATTTCCTGAAAGAAAATGAAGATGTACTAGCAGTACTGATATTCGGATCAAAAGTGAAGAATCAAGACCACAGTCAAAGCGATACCGATATCTGTATAGTAGCACCAGATACAGACCCATGGAGCATCTTATCTAAAATATACCCCAAGATAAACATCGAAAAGAAGAATTACGACATCAAAGTATTTGAAGAGTTAACTCTCAGACTAAAAAACAGCATAATGCAAAATCACGAAGTAATCTGGACCAGAGACAACACAGAACTTCAAGACTACCTTTTCAGATACAAAAAACTCTGGAACGACCAAGCCAAGAACTGGATAAAAGCATGA
- a CDS encoding tRNA pseudouridine(54/55) synthase Pus10 produces the protein MLSIQEKAEKLLEEEDLCDHCLGRQFAQLGHGLENYERGQIIRNTENLEEDSFVRENIPEDAEIGGECEICNGVFDELDRWVDQVEDSFERYELETFLVGIRPREESVRAEEELWEEYGVEWTEPLKTELSRLIGKKIEKELGVEVDFERADIMAVIDMREGRERVELQVNSLLIYAQYNKYSREIPQTEWHCRKCRGSGCEECDWTGHQYPTSVQEEIQKPFLRESKAVESKFHGGGREDVDAKCLGKREFVLELLEPLNRDLDLEELQEEVNESTDKVEIFNIEFTHKDKAADIKQKHADKEYRAVVETEEEITEEDLENISEVVGEIEQDTPERVEHRRAEKTRKREVYEVSWEKTGEKEFELEVKAEAGTYIKELIHGDEGRTQPNISDLIGTRAECVQLDVIWIEK, from the coding sequence ATGCTTAGTATCCAGGAAAAAGCCGAGAAACTTCTCGAGGAGGAAGACTTGTGTGACCACTGCTTAGGAAGACAGTTCGCACAACTCGGCCACGGACTTGAAAACTACGAAAGAGGACAAATAATCAGAAATACAGAAAACTTGGAAGAAGACAGTTTCGTCCGTGAAAACATTCCAGAAGACGCAGAAATAGGCGGGGAATGCGAAATCTGTAACGGCGTGTTCGACGAACTGGATCGCTGGGTCGACCAAGTAGAAGACAGTTTTGAAAGATATGAACTTGAGACCTTCTTGGTTGGTATCCGGCCGAGAGAGGAATCAGTTAGAGCCGAGGAAGAGCTCTGGGAAGAATACGGGGTAGAATGGACAGAGCCATTGAAAACAGAACTCTCCCGACTAATCGGAAAAAAGATAGAGAAAGAATTAGGTGTAGAGGTTGACTTCGAGAGAGCCGATATAATGGCTGTAATCGATATGAGAGAAGGAAGGGAAAGAGTCGAATTACAGGTCAACTCGCTGCTGATCTACGCACAGTACAACAAGTATTCTCGGGAGATCCCGCAGACAGAGTGGCACTGCAGGAAATGCAGAGGCAGTGGATGCGAAGAATGTGACTGGACAGGACACCAGTACCCAACCAGCGTGCAGGAAGAGATACAAAAACCGTTCCTGAGAGAGTCAAAAGCCGTAGAATCCAAGTTCCACGGTGGAGGCAGAGAAGATGTCGATGCTAAATGTTTAGGTAAAAGAGAGTTTGTACTTGAACTATTAGAGCCGTTAAACAGAGACCTAGACTTAGAGGAACTGCAGGAAGAAGTCAACGAATCAACGGATAAAGTAGAAATCTTCAATATTGAATTCACGCACAAAGACAAGGCTGCTGATATCAAACAGAAGCACGCCGACAAAGAGTATCGAGCAGTAGTCGAGACTGAAGAGGAGATAACTGAGGAAGACCTAGAGAATATTTCTGAGGTAGTCGGAGAGATAGAACAGGATACCCCAGAGAGAGTAGAACACCGTAGAGCCGAGAAAACACGGAAGAGAGAAGTTTATGAAGTTTCCTGGGAGAAGACAGGAGAAAAAGAATTCGAGTTAGAGGTTAAGGCCGAAGCCGGGACATACATCAAAGAGTTAATTCACGGTGATGAAGGTCGGACACAGCCGAATATCTCTGACCTGATTGGAACTCGGGCAGAATGTGTTCAGTTGGATGTGATCTGGATTGAGAAATAG
- a CDS encoding RNA methyltransferase: MEKVILVEPEIPENTGFIARLAANFEAELRIIQPEFNLSEARKTTNKYQDKLRNAEIYETVEKAVENLDYVVGTKPGKGVGLKKFQPRENMSLMIGRESHGLSNKELEHCDTKIHIETGKHSSLNQSHAAAVLMHSFYTKQKKQVKVDKLDAINEETGEVTRKLLKRAAPTEKEMKAVTAEIKSR, translated from the coding sequence ATGGAAAAAGTAATTCTTGTCGAACCCGAAATACCGGAAAACACAGGATTCATCGCCCGACTAGCAGCCAACTTCGAAGCAGAACTGCGTATCATACAACCAGAATTCAATTTGTCAGAAGCCCGGAAAACCACAAACAAATACCAAGACAAACTAAGAAACGCAGAAATATACGAAACAGTAGAAAAAGCCGTAGAAAACCTGGACTACGTAGTTGGCACCAAACCAGGAAAAGGAGTAGGACTGAAAAAATTCCAGCCACGCGAGAACATGTCCCTCATGATAGGACGGGAAAGCCACGGACTATCCAACAAAGAACTAGAACACTGCGACACAAAAATCCACATAGAAACCGGAAAACACTCCTCACTAAACCAAAGCCACGCAGCCGCAGTACTAATGCACAGCTTCTACACAAAACAGAAAAAACAAGTAAAAGTAGATAAACTAGATGCAATCAATGAAGAAACCGGCGAAGTAACAAGGAAACTACTGAAAAGAGCAGCACCAACAGAGAAAGAGATGAAAGCTGTTACAGCAGAAATTAAATCCAGGTAA
- a CDS encoding HemK2/MTQ2 family protein methyltransferase translates to MSVYPVREDTLLVKRNLEEQDLEDKDFLEIGVGNGENTVLAAEKRAKATGVDINPEAIKHTQERIKENDLEAELFLSNLFEQVEGKFDFIIFNPPYLKGEEGIGDEEMWRGGETGLEAAERFLKKVPAYLTDGGKAWIILSSQTEYEKLVEKFNLEQVESEKIWFETLFLMKFE, encoded by the coding sequence ATGAGCGTTTATCCCGTCCGAGAAGACACACTACTAGTCAAAAGAAACCTAGAAGAGCAGGACTTAGAAGACAAAGATTTCCTAGAAATAGGAGTAGGTAACGGCGAAAACACAGTCTTAGCAGCTGAAAAAAGGGCAAAAGCCACAGGAGTAGACATAAACCCCGAAGCCATCAAACACACCCAGGAAAGAATTAAAGAAAACGATTTGGAGGCAGAACTTTTCCTAAGCAACCTATTTGAACAGGTTGAAGGAAAATTTGACTTCATCATATTTAACCCGCCTTATCTGAAAGGTGAAGAAGGTATCGGCGATGAAGAGATGTGGCGAGGAGGCGAAACCGGTTTAGAAGCCGCAGAAAGATTCCTAAAGAAAGTACCTGCCTACCTAACTGATGGTGGAAAGGCATGGATTATACTGAGCTCGCAGACAGAATACGAGAAACTGGTGGAAAAGTTCAACCTTGAACAGGTTGAATCTGAGAAAATCTGGTTTGAAACGCTTTTCTTGATGAAATTCGAATAG
- a CDS encoding type II toxin-antitoxin system VapC family toxin, with translation MKVFDTDVVIDFLRGDKETEEFIQEFEEEIAITSITLAELYHGAEKSTKTEKHLEDVEELAQYVKVLHTTAKSSHIFGKKRAELERQGNKVDDMDLLIASIILAEELEIVTRNTSHFNKIKELEVHKPKEFKK, from the coding sequence ATGAAAGTTTTCGACACAGATGTTGTCATCGATTTTCTACGCGGAGACAAAGAAACCGAGGAGTTTATCCAAGAGTTTGAGGAGGAAATAGCTATAACCTCTATAACACTTGCAGAACTATACCACGGCGCCGAAAAATCAACCAAGACAGAAAAACACTTGGAAGACGTTGAAGAGTTAGCACAATACGTTAAAGTTCTACATACTACAGCAAAAAGCTCACATATCTTCGGAAAGAAAAGAGCCGAACTGGAAAGACAAGGCAACAAAGTAGACGACATGGACCTGCTAATCGCATCCATAATACTCGCCGAAGAACTCGAAATAGTGACAAGAAACACCTCACACTTCAACAAAATAAAAGAACTCGAAGTCCATAAACCAAAAGAATTCAAAAAATAA
- a CDS encoding UPF0175 family protein: MTSASTSFSIPETMRDEIDVLVDSGEYSSRSDVMRDAFRTFLRKNPEKRIRITVELYKSKDISLMRAAELAEMDLENYKEELKERGINIETREGGEEEKEEVEKRL; the protein is encoded by the coding sequence ATGACAAGTGCCAGTACTTCTTTCAGTATACCCGAAACTATGAGGGATGAAATTGATGTTCTCGTTGATTCTGGAGAATATAGTTCCAGAAGCGATGTCATGAGAGATGCATTCAGAACTTTCCTGAGGAAGAACCCTGAGAAACGGATCAGGATAACGGTAGAGCTCTACAAAAGTAAGGATATCTCACTTATGAGGGCTGCCGAACTCGCAGAAATGGACCTGGAAAACTACAAAGAAGAACTCAAGGAGAGAGGAATAAACATAGAGACCAGAGAAGGCGGCGAGGAAGAGAAAGAAGAAGTTGAAAAGAGGCTGTAA